CAACGCGGGATTCGTCATAGGCAGGTGCGAGCCCGGGAGCACCGGGAACGCCCATGGCGCGAGGCCATCGGGCGCCGTGTGCGCGAGCTTATACTCTGCCTGCACGTCCTGCACGGCCTTGAGCAGACGGCGCGTCATGGCGTGCGAAATAAtcttgcgcacgtcgtcgaggtgcgtcgTCTCTGCCTCTTCCTTCTCGTCCTCCTTGGTGTTGCCAGGGAGCCAGTTGGCATTGTCTGGGGCGTTggtcggcagcgtgcgcatcaCCGGGCGCCCTTGCTGCTTGGCAGTCGtggcgcgcttcgccgtGTAGAGGTCGTAGATGTAAAGACCGACGAGCTTGGCGAATCGGCCTTGGAGCGCGACCGGCAAAAATTCTTGCACGTTCCACGCCATCTCGATGTCAAACTGCTCAACAGGCACGACCGCATCGGGCTCGTGGCAAATCACACCGCCCATGTTGGCAATATCGAGAAAGACGAGGTACTCCCAGAAGTGCACAATGTTGAGCGTAAGGTGCTTGAATAGCTCACGGCTCGTCACTGCGCTCATCAGGTAGCGTCCaaacgccgcggcgctgcccgcAGTCGGCTTGTTGGTGAGCAAAAAGAGACGCGTGTAGCTCGCGTACACGACGCTCACACCGAGACGCCTaaactcggcgaggagctgcagaaGCGTCTTGCGCAtaaggcgctgcaggaaACGCTGCAGTGCAGGCTCAAACagggccgagcgcgagctgcacgcccAACGCCAAAAGttgtcggcgaggagcgcgccgtacgtcgACTGCCCGCGCGTCTTTTCCACGTGCCACGCTTTGACCAtcgcgcgcaccgtcgaAAAGGTCTGCGCAgtgagcaccgcgtcgccgaggtccgCACTGAGGGGGacgtcgccgtgcgcgtaCTCGTCCAGTGTGTGCGACGacgactcgagcgcaagggaggcaccgcctgcgccttcCATCGCATTCACCGACGCATACTGCAGGACAACGTCCAGGGCCAGGTCCGACAGGCCCACCTCGAGACACACGTTGCTGTACGCACCCGCGTTGGAGatctcgagcgtctcgagctcgtcggcatgcccggcatgcgcgtcgtgctcacggccgccgaggtcggGGCGAGGGCTGTTGGACCACCAGAGGACCATGTCGTTCTGCAGCATACGACGCGCAAAGTCCATGTCGCTGCCAAACACGGCAAAGTCGCGCGGCATGTTGCACAACGgcacgtcgaggtgcgctgCAAGCTCGATCCAGCGCTCGATCCACGCCGCAGTGCGCAGGTAGCAGTTCACAAagcggcgtgcagcgtATAGCTGCCAGCCGAGCGCgggcagcgcatcgtcgtggcgcgccgcagggaTCATGAGCACCGGAAGCTCGCTGCCAACATGCAGGTGCTGGTCGTAGTAGGCGTACgggcgcgaggagcagatCGAAAGCTGCACCGGTCCCTGCTTTGCCGTACGCAGCTCCTTGATGTCTTTGGCAAGCGCACGGAAGGCACGACCCTCGGTCGTGTGCACCTGGACGTCGCAGTGCAGCGCAGAGGGGTAGTCAAacgcgccttggccttgcacgacgcgcttggagcgctgcatcgcgtccaggcgctcggcgtacAAGCCCTCGGCACTCGGCCACTGCCGCAGGCCCGCCGAGTCGACAAGGTgcacgcgcgtcgtgccgtCGGTGGCCACCAGGACAAAGACGTGCCGACGgtccagcgcggcgtggtAGAGGTACaggtggcgcagcgcacggccgccgagcataTACGACGCACTCGGCACAGCaacgtgcgcgaggtccgcgagcgcaaagccggcgtcgagcgcatgcgaaaggcgcgtcgcgctgctcttttGCAGGGCACACGACGAACCAAGCTGCAGCATCGCACGCACGTCAAGGGGGACATGCTGCTCGTACACGCCATCGACGTTGGGGTGGTTGAGAAGCGTCGAAAAATGCGCCTCTTCCGCAACGTACACCGACTCGGGCACCGTGATCTTGACCAGGTGCTTgcatgcggcgccgcgggggAGCGTACGTGCGACCGGCTCAACAACGTACGACGACAGGAAGGCATTCTGCGCCGGTGGCAACTTGAAGTTGACGTACAGCTCGCGGGGAATGTGCAGCTTGAGGCACTGCAGCTGTCGTGCGACGTACACCCACAGCCGATACTCGCCCGGGCGAGCGGTGGGGCACAGCTGAACGACGTcccacgccgacgcggccaTCGCAccgctgcgctgctggaTCATAGCATtgagcgtgccggcgctcgcgcctgccgagcggttctcgcggcgtgcagcacgTTGCATACGCCAGCGAACGCGCATCGCACGCACATAGCCAGGGTAGTCCTCATCCATGCTCGGCACATCCGGcagaggcggcggcgcctcgacgaccggTGCGGCCTTGggcaccggcgccttggTCCGCTCGCGTATCGCGTCGCCCTGCatgagcgtcgcgagcttGACCTGCGTATGCTtgtcggtgcgcgccgcgacacgcTTCAGGAGCCAGTCGGGATGGCGCACACGCGGCACGGGGTTCGGCACCTTTTGCATCGCCGCCGGGATCGTAATGAGCTTCTGGATCACACCGGCAAAACGCTCGATATAGTAGTTCCAATCGAGGATACTGCGCAGATCAAAGTCGGTGATGCTGCTGTCCTTGAGGAAGCGCCGCAAGAAGTGCTCCTTAACCGGCTGCTCCGCGTTAAAGATCGCGACAGGCACTGCGCGGTCCGTGACCGGGGCGCCGTACGGCTTGGCGGACACAATAAACTTACACGCGAGACCTTTGTCTTTCACGACCTGCTGACCGAGGATCTCGGCGAGACGGCGTGCGGTGGTAATAGCCGTCGACTTTTGCGAGCCGTACTCACTGAGCATTTTGGACATGCTCTTGTTCTCCGCAATAAGGTCGATCAACTCCTCGTCGTGGAGCGTCGAGCCCTTCGAGTAGAGCACATCGAGCCActggtcggcgacgtgcgccacggccgcaTAGCAGCTCGTGAGTGTATCACCGAGCAAGAACTTGCCAAAGATCTGCTTCTGGAAGTCCTTGATGAGCTGCAGCTCACCGCGGCGCTTGACCTCGAAACCTTTCAACTCGGCTAGCGAACCATCCTCGTTAAAGACGGCATAGCGCTTCTTCAGCAGCTTGTCCTCCTCCTTACTCGACGGGAGAATCATTGCGCGGTACgggccgtcgagctcgaaAAAGATACTGTTCTCGCTGTGCACCGAGTACTCGCCCGTCTTGGGGTCGACCAGGTCGTGGTACTGGTGGTTGGTAAAGCGCTGGTGCACACGGTAGTTGAGCATCGTACAGGGGTACGACACACCGAACTTTTTGCCGCCTTTACACTTGAACGTAAAGTTCTCGGGGAAGGTGCCAGGCAGCATACACCAAATACCATCCGTGTCCAGCTCGAGAGGGCGACCGATACGGTCTACCAACTCCTTGGCCATCTGAATGATTGTCGCACCGGTCAAGCAAGTGATACCGGCCATCTCCATCGAGTACCAACGCGCACCTTTGCGCATGACATAGCCGTAGAACGAGTTCAGAATACACTTGTgcgccagctgcagcgAGTCGTACAGCACAATCATTTTcttcgcctcgagcgtgtccgCAAGCAGGCCGGCGCCTTGTGCCTTGTCGAGATTCTTCTTCCAGGTCTTGTGCAGGCCTTTGTACTCGTACCGACGATCACGGAAGTCGCGCACCGTGTTGATGTAGAAGGGATTCTCGCGTTGGCAGATGATCGCCTCGCGGACGACCGTCTTGGTATCGTGGGCACGCTTGTACACCTTCTTGCTGTAGTCTGCGAGACGGCGTTGGAGCAGTGCGGATTGCTCCGAGGGACTCAGCTCGGCAAACTTGCGTGGCTTTCCGCGCGGGTCCTTGGCAGGGAAAGTCTCCATGTCCAGCGCGTGCTGAATCATGTTGATTTCGTCGCGCTTCGCAGGGAAGTACTCGCCACGCCATGCCCATTTCATGCGTTTGTCGCACTGCATACCAGGGCGGTTGTAGTCGCACGACGCACACGTTCCCTCGTCCACGACCGAGTCCGGCTGCAGCCGGTTGGATAACATGATGTTGGGGTACATCGCGGCGACGTCCAAGTGATAGATTAGCGGCTTGTCCTGGCGAATGGGATGGTCAcggagctcctcgagcatctTTTGGATGCCGCTCTTGACCTCGTCGTAGTTCTCGACGTCTTCGAGCGCAATCTTGCCTTCTTCGCGCAGGCTAAATTCCAGCGCACCGTCGAGCTCATCAATaagcgtctgcagcgctTCTGGCTCCAGGCGGAAGTCGGTGGGAATATCACTGCGGAAGACGCCTGCctcaagcgcctcgacgtgaCCACCGACATAGGTCTCGGACTCGAGCAGGTGGCCTTCGTACGTATTGCCGATCGGGTCCTGGTGGCGGTTCGGCATGAGAATACCGCCTTTGTACGCCTGAACCATGAGCAGTGTCTCACAGAGCGTGCCGGAtcccttgcgcagcacctcgtcgggGTTCAGCGGAATAATGTTGCACAGCGAGAAGATGAAAGGGTGCACATACTTCATGTAGAGGTAGTACGTCGCGACCGCATCCGAAACCGAGTACTGTGCGAGGGTCTGGGGCTGCTCAGAGGCGTACGGTGTCATGAGCTCAGGGTCGAGTTCCATCGGGTCGTagccgagcttggcgaCGGTCACGGCCTTGAGACCCTGCGAGCCCTGCGGCAGGTACGAGTCACGCTTCACCCACCGGAAGCAGTCCAGGTGCGCGCAGTGGCGGCTTTTGAACTCGTTGTCCGAGTCCATCGCAAACCCGATTTCCTGCTGCATGTCCAGCCCGTGCATCTtggcgcgcgtctcgacaAACGGAAAGTCGAACGAGTCACCGTTGTACGTCGCAATGAcggtcggccgcgcctCTTGGACGTGGCCAAAGAAGCGGCGCAGAAGCGACACCTCGTCCGGCTCGTTAAAGATGATAAACGGCCCCTCGTACTCGTCTTTGGGCGTGTACTCAAAGTCGTCAATGTCTTCCGAGATCACCTCACGGTTGGTAATGAGGAATCCCTGGCCATCGATCATGTACGAGATCATCATCACGACGTCTGACTCTGCGTCGGGGAACTTGAGCGGCTGCTTGGTCGTCTCGATATCGAACGCCATCACTACCGGGTCGGCACGCTTCACGCGCTCCGGCACCGGCTGCAACTCGACGATACCCTCGATGAAGCGCACATCGTACCACAGTCCAACACGAATGTCTGGGTTAGCCTTTCCACGTACTGTTGTCGATTGCCACACGGAGGTAGTACGGCACATCGTATTCGAACAGTGCCACAACGCACTGCTCCGGACTCCGACCGCccgagcgtgcgtgctTCTGCGGccccgagcgcggcgcatcgtccagCGACACATGGAACTCGGGCATGTCacccgacgcgctcgagtccTGCAGGACATTTGCGTAGGCTTCCACGGCCGa
The sequence above is a segment of the Malassezia japonica chromosome 6, complete sequence genome. Coding sequences within it:
- the POL2 gene encoding DNA-directed DNA polymerase (EggNog:ENOG503NV4K; COG:L; BUSCO:EOG092600W1), with product MSSALSRSNEANAASQLEERFAAVREHDAIDERMGFGRLDQGETKQAWLVNMHPTLIADEQHPGGKSGVDYYFIQDDASMFKVTIVYQPYFLVGCYAGTESVVEEWLKRRFEGIVHSVERKQVDDLKLANHLIGNQRIVLQLRFQNVHDLLAVRRELLPLAEKAQREVSAVEAYANVLQDSSASGDMPEFHVSLDDAPRSGPQKHARSGGRSPEQCVVALFEYDVPYYLRVAIDNNIRVGLWYDVRFIEGIVELQPVPERVKRADPVVMAFDIETTKQPLKFPDAESDVVMMISYMIDGQGFLITNREVISEDIDDFEYTPKDEYEGPFIIFNEPDEVSLLRRFFGHVQEARPTVIATYNGDSFDFPFVETRAKMHGLDMQQEIGFAMDSDNEFKSRHCAHLDCFRWVKRDSYLPQGSQGLKAVTVAKLGYDPMELDPELMTPYASEQPQTLAQYSVSDAVATYYLYMKYVHPFIFSLCNIIPLNPDEVLRKGSGTLCETLLMVQAYKGGILMPNRHQDPIGNTYEGHLLESETYVGGHVEALEAGVFRSDIPTDFRLEPEALQTLIDELDGALEFSLREEGKIALEDVENYDEVKSGIQKMLEELRDHPIRQDKPLIYHLDVAAMYPNIMLSNRLQPDSVVDEGTCASCDYNRPGMQCDKRMKWAWRGEYFPAKRDEINMIQHALDMETFPAKDPRGKPRKFAELSPSEQSALLQRRLADYSKKVYKRAHDTKTVVREAIICQRENPFYINTVRDFRDRRYEYKGLHKTWKKNLDKAQGAGLLADTLEAKKMIVLYDSLQLAHKCILNSFYGYVMRKGARWYSMEMAGITCLTGATIIQMAKELVDRIGRPLELDTDGIWCMLPGTFPENFTFKCKGGKKFGVSYPCTMLNYRVHQRFTNHQYHDLVDPKTGEYSVHSENSIFFELDGPYRAMILPSSKEEDKLLKKRYAVFNEDGSLAELKGFEVKRRGELQLIKDFQKQIFGKFLLGDTLTSCYAAVAHVADQWLDVLYSKGSTLHDEELIDLIAENKSMSKMLSEYGSQKSTAITTARRLAEILGQQVVKDKGLACKFIVSAKPYGAPVTDRAVPVAIFNAEQPVKEHFLRRFLKDSSITDFDLRSILDWNYYIERFAGVIQKLITIPAAMQKVPNPVPRVRHPDWLLKRVAARTDKHTQVKLATLMQGDAIRERTKAPVPKAAPVVEAPPPLPDVPSMDEDYPGYVRAMRVRWRMQRAARRENRSAGASAGTLNAMIQQRSGAMAASAWDVVQLCPTARPGEYRLWVYVARQLQCLKLHIPRELYVNFKLPPAQNAFLSSYVVEPVARTLPRGAACKHLVKITVPESVYVAEEAHFSTLLNHPNVDGVYEQHVPLDVRAMLQLGSSCALQKSSATRLSHALDAGFALADLAHVAVPSASYMLGGRALRHLYLYHAALDRRHVFVLVATDGTTRVHLVDSAGLRQWPSAEGLYAERLDAMQRSKRVVQGQGAFDYPSALHCDVQVHTTEGRAFRALAKDIKELRTAKQGPVQLSICSSRPYAYYDQHLHVGSELPVLMIPAARHDDALPALGWQLYAARRFVNCYLRTAAWIERWIELAAHLDVPLCNMPRDFAVFGSDMDFARRMLQNDMVLWWSNSPRPDLGGREHDAHAGHADELETLEISNAGAYSNVCLEVGLSDLALDVVLQYASVNAMEGAGGASLALESSSHTLDEYAHGDVPLSADLGDAVLTAQTFSTVRAMVKAWHVEKTRGQSTYGALLADNFWRWACSSRSALFEPALQRFLQRLMRKTLLQLLAEFRRLGVSVVYASYTRLFLLTNKPTAGSAAAFGRYLMSAVTSRELFKHLTLNIVHFWEYLVFLDIANMGGVICHEPDAVVPVEQFDIEMAWNVQEFLPVALQGRFAKLVGLYIYDLYTAKRATTAKQQGRPVMRTLPTNAPDNANWLPGNTKEDEKEEAETTHLDDVRKIISHAMTRRLLKAVQDVQAEYKLAHTAPDGLAPWAFPVLPGSHLPMTNPALEFIKSTTRVLALHRECALEAQVCKRNLLDLIGVREFAPAAEWRNPCLSFRLPWVICQFCNDDRTLDLCRDADLVASAAQSPREWRCSRCDFPYDRTAIEMRLIQIVQQHVAQHAVQDVHCVRCKRMKTSNLASYCQCSGAWQHKINPEDTMRRLQQARAIAEFHAFPLLHATLAHHLAVI